A single window of Debaryomyces hansenii CBS767 chromosome F complete sequence DNA harbors:
- a CDS encoding DEHA2F02266p (some similarities with CA2317|IPF13586 Candida albicans IPF13586 unknown function) translates to MDSQLQYNISELVQFMDQCNDSNVVTSYSGLNHVNSPTAFNYTAQYELESKSGNEQQKSVRQESNAQHFSAMSFFPLHTSPKIQVLNLRDQEYKEIQKNCRFSKVVEDVHATAPTDLRETLNYDELFDTFINSEVDIQTLKDSVGVLRTHSPLPLPLPLTPKPTPNINMKDSMSRSYVFENENSKDRSYFDVADERDVGRIFRYPDNSNQIFNIGTLKLASNSYKEAKVVSASVNKTIDDEFELKSKYFRSFDNSLKRRQKSQSEEIRSKIRKRNNPTTDEVEWKPLSIFTVYTNFKPEAIDDTDYFENIPQTSCFGRLNMRVKRAWTRGPNKAKLK, encoded by the coding sequence ATGGATAGTCAATTACAGTATAACATCAGTGAATTAGTTCAATTCATGGACCAATGCAATGACAGCAACGTTGTCACTTCTTATTCAGGATTGAACCATGTTAATTCCCCAACAGCCTTTAATTATACAGCGCAATATGAGTTAGAAAGCAAAAGTGGAAATGAGCAACAGAAATCAGTGAGACAAGAATCTAATGCCCAGCATTTCAGTGCAATGTCTTTCTTTCCATTACATACCAGCCCTAAGATACAAGTTCTCAACCTAAGGGATcaagaatataaagaaattcaaaaaaattgtcGGTTTAGTAAAGTTGTTGAAGATGTGCATGCCACGGCACCTACCGACTTGAGAGAAACATTAAATTATGATGAGCTTTTTGATACCTTTATTAATTCCGAAGTAGATATTCAAACTTTGAAAGACTCAGTTGGGGTTTTAAGAACCCATAGTCCTCTTCCGCTTCCACTTCCACTAACACCCAAACCCACGCCGAATATTAACATGAAGGATTCCATGTCTAGATCTTACGTTTTTGAGAACGAAAATAGCAAAGATAGATCATATTTCGATGTTGCTGATGAGAGAGATGTAGGTAGAATATTCAGATATCCTGATAATAGtaatcaaatttttaatattggAACGTTAAAACTCGCTTCTAATAGCTATAAAGAGGCTAAAGTCGTCTCAGCTTCTGTCAATAAAACGATTGacgatgaatttgaattgaagTCCAAGTATTTCCGTTCCTTTGACAATAGCCTtaaaagaagacaaaagTCTCAATCGGAAGAAATAAGGTCCAAAATAAGGAAAAGGAATAATCCTACTACGGATGAAGTAGAATGGAAACCACTATCTATATTTACTGTTTATACAAATTTTAAGCCTGAGGCTATAGATGATACAGactattttgaaaatataccCCAGACATCTTGTTTTGGTAGATTGAATATGAGAGTCAAAAGAGCTTGGACTAGAGGTCCGAATAAAGctaaattgaaataa
- a CDS encoding DEHA2F02288p (no similarity) translates to MRMITRDQGPLSESIHVLRNESEAARIEHKEKRKLQDKKQLTEKLECFLCWPSLSLTQVIKILRVSEDLTLTQLIIIVGRNMTGRAETWYLELKENYMNISL, encoded by the coding sequence ATGAGAATGATAACTAGAGACCAAGGTCCTTTGTCAGAACTGATTCACGTACTCAGAAATGAGAGTGAAGCTGCAAGAATTGAACACAAAGAGAAAAGGAAGTTGCAAGACAAGAAGCAATTGACAGAGAAACTAGAATGTTTCCTATGTTGGCCACTGTTAAGCCTTACTCAGGtaataaaaattcttaGAGTCTCGGAAGATTTAACCTTAACACAACTCATTATCATAGTGGGTAGAAATATGACAGGAAGAGCTGAAACGTGGTATCTTGAACTAAAGgaaaattatatgaatatttctCTATAA
- a CDS encoding DEHA2F02354p (weakly similar to uniprot|P38687 Saccharomyces cerevisiae YPL243W SRP68 Component of the signal recognition particle (SRP) ribonucleoprotein (RNP) complex that functions in protein targeting to the endoplasmic reticulum (ER) membrane and similar to CA5902|CaSRP68 Candida albicans CaSRP68), whose protein sequence is MEYPLIVTLGARMSAYLSSSEDYHKQRKRLNKRLLKLRHELDLITPDTKDYKKKEKISKISSSDYDQDEKYGLLLLLTAERDSLYSSEIKSLLEISNDNASSYRNLMISRIKKSLSSSKKLLEITVNEKDEYKRIEYYTYAALIQGNLSVNKKQWSKALNAFSIAKCALDFLYSQEDSKMDIEEEQEESTQFKKTLISEITETLVDPSLALAISQDDTAYSTTTDLKTVSRQHCRDNKLSYLQPVIEIIARIDPEAVSEVSSSTELIKSVQWRDHEATLYNDELAYKIMKLTNDNETNWKNFNDANQFDVLLSGWSELLEIHTNDMDKNKDEDDLEKVQDRAIVLTYINFNLLFTRLKRDLLIIDQLSSQGDNVFALKKLEFNKDIIRLYGTIITTTQEIKDLPGVYNDEDLHESLDNLEKFFVAKKSAVLARSFALNNKFPEALKIFDHVDNTLSSSDNKFYKIDEFPYNVSSNVEFEKFKKELPSQVLQAQILAQFSVDLSKNLNQSNFVIENMNKYPVSNETLDNIANFNKNLSIAPVLSKPVLFDIGFNYINYGMGRSSSYNNSNSATSTTSDSTTDQNDPNKKKSGFFGIFGRS, encoded by the coding sequence ATGGAATACCCTCTTATTGTTACATTGGGAGCTCGTATGAGCGCATACCTTTCTAGCTCTGAAGATTACCATAAGCAAAGAAAGAGACTAAATAAAAGGTTACTTAAGTTACGTCATGAATTGGATCTTATAACTCCAGATACCAAAGACtacaagaagaaagaaaaaatatccaaaatctCATCTTCAGATTACGACCAAGACGAAAAATACGGGCTACTTTTACTTTTGACTGCAGAAAGAGATAGTTTATATTCCTCAGAGATTAAGAGTTTGTTGGAAATTAGCAATGACAATGCTTCGTCATATAGAAATCTTATGATAAGTAGAATCAAGAAGTCGTTATCTAGctcaaaaaaattattggaaatCACCGTAAATGAGAaagatgaatataaaaGGATTGAATATTACACCTATGCTGCCTTAATTCAAGGTAATCTATCAGTCAATAAAAAACAATGGTCAAAAGCATTGAATGCCTTCTCCATCGCTAAATGTGCTTTAGATTTCTTATATTCTCAAGAAGATAGTAAGATGGATATTGAAGaggaacaagaagaatctACTCAATTCAAAAAAACTTTGATTAGCGAAATTACTGAGACCTTAGTAGATCCTTCATTGGCATTAGCTATTTCTCAAGATGATACAGCGTACTCCACTACAACTGATTTAAAAACTGTATCACGTCAACATTGCCGTGACAACAAATTGTCTTATTTACAACCAGTTATCGAAATAATTGCCAGGATCGATCCTGAAGCTGTTTCAGAAGTGTCTTCATCAACTGAATTAATCAAGTCGGTCCAATGGAGAGACCATGAAGCAACTTTATACAATGACGAGCTTGCTTAtaaaattatgaaattaactaatgataatgaaacaaATTGGAAAAACTTCAATGATGCTAACCAGTTTGATGTATTATTATCCGGATGGTCTGAGTTATTAGAAATTCATACAAACGATATGGATAAAAATaaggatgaagatgatCTTGAAAAGGTCCAAGACAGGGCCATTGTATTAacatatattaatttcaatttgttattCACAAGGTTGAAGAGAGATTTGTTAATAATCGATCAATTATCATCTCAAGGTGATAATGTTTTTgctttaaagaaattagagTTCAATAAGGATATTATTAGATTATATGGTACCATAATCACTACTACCCAGGAAATAAAAGACTTGCCAGGTGTttataatgatgaagatttacACGAATCTTTGGATAATTTGGAGAAGTTTTTCGTCGCAAAAAAATCCGCTGTTTTGGCTAGATCGTTTGCTCTTAATAATAAGTTCCCAGAAGCATTAAAGATATTTGATCATGTGGATAATACCTTATCATCTTCTGACAATAAGTTCTATAAGATTGACGAGTTTCCGTATAACGTTAGCAGCAATGtcgaatttgaaaaattcaaaaaggAGTTACCTTCTCAAGTGCTTCAAGCTCAAATATTGGCACAATTCTCTGTAGACTTATCCAAGAATTTGAACCAGAGTAATTTCGTCATTGAAAACATGAATAAATATCCAGTTTCCAATGAAACTTTAGACAATATTGCtaacttcaataaaaatttatcaattgcTCCTGTTTTAAGCAAGCCTGtcttatttgatattggGTTTAATTACATTAATTATGGTATGGGCCGTTCTTCATCATATAATAACTCCAATTCAGCTACATCTACTACATCTGATTCGACTACCGATCAGAACGATCctaataaaaagaagagtGGCTTCTTTGGTATTTTTGGCCGTAGCTAA
- a CDS encoding DEHA2F02376p (similar to uniprot|Q12520 Saccharomyces cerevisiae YPL244C HUT1 Protein with a role in UDP-galactose transport to the Golgi lumen has similarity to human UDP- galactose transporter UGTrel1 exhibits a genetic interaction with S. cerevisiae ERO1) produces the protein MKKEGGGSIITLAACILGLYASFLTWSVLQERISTKPYGSNPDTGSPDFFKAPLVINIIQAFFASIVGLIYSVVSSRSNPLSIFTQNEKPVALKFFKSFVIISLTSSLSSPLGYESLKHVDYLAYLLAKSCKLIPVMLVHFVLYRTKFPLYKCMVAGSVTVGVIIFTLSHSSTKSKADISDGKTALGMAQLIGSMLLDGLTNSTQDQLFKLRGTSPSNKHTKLTGAYLMCILNAFIFINTLAYALIFKYQSEITYTVNFVHHYPQVMMNILEFAILGSVGQVFVFIILEKFDSLILITSTVTRKMISMILSVVLFGHQLNGLQWGGVGLVFGGIGYEALVKMSMNKAPTTKKNQ, from the coding sequence atgaagaaagaaggaGGTGGACTGATAATAACGTTGGCAGCCTGCATTTTGGGACTTTATGCATCATTTCTAACATGGTCGGTTTTGCAAGAGAGAATTAGTACAAAACCGTATGGATCAAATCCAGATACTGGTAGTCCAGATTTTTTCAAAGCTCCCTTGGTAATAAACATCATACAAGCTTTTTTTGCATCTATAGTTGGTCTCATATATTCGGTGGTTTCATCCAGATCGAATCCTTTAAGTATTTTTACCCAGAATGAAAAGCCAGTTGCattaaaattcttcaaatcgTTCGTGATAATCTCGCTTACATCTAGTTTATCATCTCCTTTGGGCTACGAATCATTAAAACATGTTGACTACTTGGCATACTTGCTAGCAAAATCGTGCAAACTAATTCCAGTCATGTTAGTTCATTTTGTGCTTTATCGTACAAAATTCCCATTATACAAATGCATGGTTGCTGGATCAGTTACGGTAGGTGTGATAATATTCACATTATCCCATTCTTCAACGAAGAGTAAGGCCGATATTAGTGATGGTAAAACTGCGTTAGGAATGGCACAGTTAATCGGTTCCATGCTTTTGGATGGGTTGACCAATTCTACACAAGatcaattatttaaattgaGAGGGACGTCACCTAGTAACAAACATACAAAATTAACAGGGGCATACTTGATGTGCATCTTGAATGCattcatttttataaatacGTTAGCCTATGCGCtaatcttcaaatatcaATCAGAAATTACATATACGGTCAATTTTGTTCATCATTATCCTCAAGTCATGATGAATATCTTGGAATTCGCTATCTTAGGTTCAGTTGGGCAAGTGTTCGTTTTTATTATCCTCGAGAAATTTGATTCCTTAATTCTTATCACTTCTACTGTCACCAGAAAAATGATTAGTATGATCTTAAGTGTTGTCTTATTTGGACATCAATTGAATGGGCTACAATGGGGTGGCGTTGGTTTAGTATTTGGAGGAATTGGTTACGAAGCTTTAGTCAAGATGAGTATGAACAAGGCTCCAACTACTAAGaagaatcaataa
- a CDS encoding DEHA2F02398p (weakly similar to uniprot|P42836 Saccharomyces cerevisiae YNL326c PFA3 Palmitoyltransferase for Vac8p one of three yeast DHHC-cysteine rich domain proteins (Pfa3p Erf2p Akr1p) with palmitoyltransferase activity) produces MLISHPRIMIRHAPWVTSIETFCCSLATLFPKVFYTSVLTWSVYALIVHGCYDTLMTTQETSIFAIAIGLIGLTLYILCLYTYFKVLRAGPGSPSDFEELRIRNILSLSKPKYNSANPYDTNDNMATSASLLANAEGVDEIESIESEQPPSEYMTLHMLKSNNSSYRYCTKCSVWKPDRCHHCSTCNRCVLRMDHHCPWFAMCVGFYNHKFFAQFLMYLTAYSGFDFVVSLSILWKFFADEKYNDHYLSLNLVFLFVLSLAFFITVGGFSAFSLYLVFRNKTTIEFQENRWNFKNDKNGKSFQYEFDGSGKKKKLGNIFDLGCGRNWRSIMGPSWYYWLLPVTVTNKSIDARLENGINFEIDQDVYDRWCYNAQLQDQLNQQLADYKNRIRMEREANQTTDTNPF; encoded by the coding sequence ATGTTGATATCTCATCCACGAATAATGATCCGTCATGCTCCTTGGGTTACATCTATAGAGACATTTTGTTGTTCATTAGCCACATTATTTCCTAAAGTATTTTATACATCTGTTTTGACATGGTCAGTCTACGCTTTGATTGTGCATGGATGTTATGATACGTTAATGACTACACAAGAGACATCGATATTTGCTATCGCCATTGGATTGATAGGACTCACACTATACATATTATGCCtatatacatatttcaAAGTGTTGAGAGCTGGGCCCGGATCGCCAtcagattttgaagaattaagaATTCGTAATATTTTGCTGTTGTCAAAACCGAAATATAACTCTGCCAATCCCTATGATACAAATGACAATATGGCAACTTCGGCGTCACTTCTTGCAAATGCCGAGGGAGTTGACGAGATAGAAAGCATTGAATCGGAACAACCACCCTCTGAGTATATGACTTTGCATATGTTGAAGAGCAACAATTCGTCCTACAGATACTGTACGAAATGCAGTGTATGGAAACCAGATCGCTGCCACCACTGCTCGACGTGTAACCGATGTGTTTTAAGAATGGACCATCATTGTCCTTGGTTTGCTATGTGCGTTGGATTTTATAATCACAAGTTCTTTGCACAATTTCTCATGTACCTTACAGCATATTCAGGATTCGATTTCGTGGTAAGTCTTTCGATTCTCTGGAAATTCTTTGCAGACGAAAAGTACAACGATCATTATTTGTCGTTAAATTtggtatttttatttgtgCTAAGCTTGGCATTTTTCATTACAGTCGGAGGCTTTCTGGCCTTCCTGTTATATTTAGTGTTCAGAAATAAAACAACAATAGAATTTCAAGAGAACAGGTGGAACTTCAAGAACGATAAGAATGGGAAAAGCTTTCaatatgaatttgatgGTTCAGgtaaaaagaagaaattaggaaatatttttgatttggGATGCGGGCGTAACTGGAGAAGTATAATGGGACCAAGCTGGTACTACTGGTTATTACCTGTTACAGTTACTAACAAATCTATTGACGCCCGTTTAGAAAACGGCAtaaactttgaaattgatcaagaTGTCTACGATAGGTGGTGTTATAATGCTCAGTTGCAGGATCAGCTAAATCAGCAATTGGCAGATTACAAAAATAGGATAAGAATGGAAAGGGAAGCAAACCAAACAACTGACACCAACCctttttga
- a CDS encoding DEHA2F02420p (similar to uniprot|P32561 Saccharomyces cerevisiae YNL330C RPD3 Histone deacetylase), with translation MYVQLPFDDLKVDPTQKKRVAYFYDADVGNYAYGAGHPMKPHRIRMAHSLIMNYGLYKKMEIYRAKPATKQEMCQFHTDEYIDFLSRVSPDNLDMFAKEQIKFNVGDDCPVFDGLFEYCGISGGGSMEGAARLNRGKCDIAINYAGGLHHAKKSEASGFCYLNDIVLGIIELLRYHPRVLYIDIDVHHGDGVEEAFYTTDRVMTCSFHKYGEFFPGTGELRDIGVGKGKYHAINVPLRDGIDDATYKSIFEPVISKVMEWYQPSAIVLQCGGDSLSGDRLGCFNLSMSGHANCINFVKSFNVPMMVVGGGGYTMRNVARTWSFEAGLLNNVVLPSELPYNEYYEYYGPDYKLDVRPSNMYNANSPEFLNKILTNILTNLENTKHAPSVQMNYVPNDAEDLGDIDEDTQEAIDTKGGSQQARDEITQPDNEFYEDDDKDAGSRDIQNFSKSASASESKPAELETTAQPETLEEPEDEKMLTDEELKEINELNSNENNA, from the coding sequence ATGTATGTTCAATTAccatttgatgatttgaagGTCGATCCTACTCAAAAGAAGAGAGTAGCGTATTTTTATGATGCTGATGTGGGTAACTATGCTTATGGTGCTGGTCATCCAATGAAACCTCATCGTATAAGAATGGCACATTCGTTAATTATGAATTACGGGTTATACAAGAAGATGGAGATTTATCGTGCCAAACCGGCTACTAAACAAGAAATGTGCCAATTTCATACTGATGAATATATTGACTTTTTAAGCCGTGTTTCCCCTGATAATTTAGACATGTTTGCCAAAGAGCAgattaaattcaatgttGGAGATGATTGTCCAGTTTTTGACGGATTATTTGAGTATTGTGGTATTTCAGGTGGTGGGTCGATGGAGGGTGCTGCAAGGTTAAATAGAGGAAAATGTGATATTGCTATTAATTATGCAGGTGGTTTACATCATGCTAAAAAATCGGAAGCTTCTGGGTTTTGTTACTTAAATGATATCGTATTAggtattattgaattattgagaTATCACCCAAGAgttttatatattgatattgatgttCATCATGGTGATGGAGTGGAAGAAGCCTTCTATACGACCGATAGAGTGATGACCTGCTCCTTCCACAAGTATGGTGAATTTTTCCCTGGTACTGGTGAATTGAGAGATATTGGTGTTGGTAAGGGTAAATACCATGCAATAAACGTGCCTTTAAGAGATGGTATTGATGATGCTACTTACAAGTCCATTTTCGAACCGGTAATCAGCAAGGTCATGGAGTGGTATCAACCTTCGGCTATTGTCTTACAATGTGGTGGTGATTCATTGAGTGGTGACAGATTGGGGTGCTTCAACTTGTCAATGTCAGGCCACGCTAACTGtattaattttgtcaaGTCATTCAACGTTCCAATGATGGTCgttggtggtggtggttaTACAATGAGAAACGTTGCTAGGACTTGGTCTTTTGAAGCGGGTTTATTGAACAACGTCGTATTACCCAGCGAATTGCCATACAATGAATACTACGAGTATTATGGTCCAGACTACAAATTGGATGTCAGACCATCCAATATGTACAATGCCAATTCTCCcgaatttttaaataaaatattaactAATATTTTGACTAACTTGGAAAATACTAAGCATGCGCCATCAGTTCAAATGAATTACGTTCCGAATGATGCTGAAGACTTGGGTGACATCGATGAAGACACACAAGAGGCGATAGACACCAAGGGCGGTTCGCAGCAAGCAAGAGATGAAATAACTCAACCAGACAACGAATTCTACGAAGATGACGATAAAGATGCTGGTAGTAGAGACATCCAAAATTTCAGCAAATCTGCGTCTGCTTCTGAATCTAAACCTGCCGAGTTAGAAACTACAGCTCAACCAGAAACATTGGAAGAGCCTGAAGATGAGAAAATGCTTACTGacgaagaattgaaagagaTAAACGAATTAAACTCAAACGAGAATAATGCTTAA
- a CDS encoding DEHA2F02442p (similar to uniprot|Q06892 Saccharomyces cerevisiae YPL188w POS5 Mitochondrial NADH kinase phosphorylates NADH), whose protein sequence is MMLKTWKIPQYSYISNGIRMTHIGQLRFTRNISSSLMRKSDILMSNDLLTIKSCKHLRNSTFPEFVRSPNSQLSNIIWNSPLENIYVVKKPWDQDVRDATVRFITHIHDNYPSVNVVVSEDVADEIIHETNTGGSVTSILKKQSPKFSSNSKYVIYTGELSQIVNKTDLIVTLGGDGTILRAVSTFSNANVPPVLSFALGTLGFLLPFDFSTFSESFRMVYESRGKALHRHRLECHVVRKSLNESTQTPITDATPIKNIRQSESGISPQENVTTMLHAMNDISLHRGSQPNLISLDIYIDNEFLTTTTGDGLVFSTPTGSTAYSLSAGGSITHPLVPCIILTPICPRSLSFRPLILPASSHIVIKLSDKNRNASIKLNIDGISQQDLQPGDQIHVAGENDSALATSSRSEKVSGSTSENEQTDSTDSTPSSKQDLCQKGIWCVARSENDWTKDINELLGFNSSFKASKSKL, encoded by the coding sequence ATGATGCTCAAGACATGGAAAATACCGCAATATTCATACATTTCCAATGGTATAAGAATGACGCATATAGGACAATTGAGGTTTACGAGAAATATTTCGTCGAGTTTAATGAGAAAAAGTGACATACTAATGAGTAATGACCTTTTAACAATTAAATCATGCAAACATTTACGGAATAGCACATTTCCAGAATTTGTTCGATCTCCAAACTCGCAACTAAGTAATATCATCTGGAATTCGCCGttggaaaatatttatGTCGTTAAAAAGCCATGGGATCAAGATGTCCGAGATGCTACCGTGAGATTCATAACTCACATTCACGATAATTATCCCTCCGTTAACGTTGTTGTGAGCGAAGATGTTGCGGATGAAATAATTCACGAGACCAATACTGGAGGTTCCGTCACCagtatattgaaaaagcaAAGCCCCAAGTTTTCTCTGAATTCCAAGTATGTTATCTACACCGGCGAATTATCTCAAATTGTCAATAAGACTGATTTAATAGTAACACTAGGAGGAGATGGAACTATTTTACGAGCAGTCAGCACATTTCTGAATGCAAATGTTCCTCCTGTGTTAAGCTTCGCATTGGGCACGTTAGGATTTTTGTTACCGTTTGATTTCAGTACATTTAGCGAATCGTTTCGCATGGTGTACGAATCGAGAGGTAAAGCATTGCATAGACACAGATTGGAGTGTCACGTTGTTCGTAAGTCGCTAAATGAATCCACTCAGACCCCGATAACCGATGCTACACCTATCAAGAATATCAGACAGTCTGAATCGGGTATTTCACCGCAGGAAAATGTCACTACAATGTTGCATGCCATGAATGATATCTCGTTACACAGAGGAAGCCAGCCTAATCTCATCTCATTGGATATCTACATAGATAACGAGTTTTTGACTACCACTACCGGTGATGGACTCGTATTTTCCACGCCAACAGGCTCTACTGCGTACTCACTCTCAGCCGGAGGGTCGATCACTCACCCGTTGGTTCCTTGCATAATCCTCACACCAATTTGCCCCAGATCATTGTCCTTCAGGCCATTGATTCTTCCTGCATCATCCCACATAGTGATCAAGTTGTCCGACAAGAATCGAAATGCATCgataaaattgaacatAGATGGGATACTGCAGCAGGATTTGCAGCCAGGAGACCAAATTCATGTGGCCGGAGAGAACGATTCTGCGTTAGCAACCAGCTCACGTTCGGAAAAGGTTTCTGGTTCCACCTCCGAAAATGAACAAACCGATTCTACTGACTCTACGCCTTCCAGTAAGCAAGATCTTTGCCAAAAGGGTATCTGGTGCGTGGCCCGGAGCGAGAATGATTGGACGAAGGACATCAACGAGTTGTTAGgcttcaattcttcattcaaGGCGCTGAAACTGAAGCTATAG